The Cytophagia bacterium CHB2 genome contains the following window.
CGCCAACAACAACGCTGCCCTGAATGAAGGCGTTGTTGAGGTGTTGGAATATCTCCAGCAAAATCGTTATCGCATAGGCATAGTTACCGGCTCGTTGCGCGCGCAAATCGACGCGGTTCTCGGCCCGGAGGTGTTGGGCTATTTTGATTGCATCGTCGGCGCCGATGATGTCGATAATGGCAAGCCCGATCCCGAGCCGTTTATTCGCGCCGCGCAGAAATTGAACGTTGCGCCGAGCGAATGTTTGGTCATTGAAAATGCCCCGCTGGGTATCAGCGCCGCCAGGTCTGCCGGCATGAGCGTCATTGCGATGACCACGACGCTTGCGCCCCATTACCTGCGCCACGCTGACGCGATCGTCGCTGATTTCGCGGAATTGCGGCGGCGCTTGCCGGCCCTCATCAGTCATTTGGAAGGCCCGGCATTGCAACCGCTGCCCGCCAAGCCCAAACCCGAAAGCCGTTATTCTACCATGACAGATCTGGATGTTGAAGAGTAATACGATCAAATCGTTTGCCAAAAAGCTTCTTCGTCCAAAATCATAATTAAGCCCACCCTACTCAGGAGCCAGACCGCGAGAGTTTGTTACGGATTTGAAGCCGGCTGTCAAGCAAGTTCACCAGGCAAAACGTGGGGCGCCGGCATGTCATGAGAAACCGTTCTGGGAATGCTGCGGTCATGGTAATCCTCCAACCGGCCTTAGTCCTTTCAAATGCATCACTCTGCAACGCTGCGGCAACGTGCTGTTCATTACCCGCGCTGCGTGCGCAATTATCCAGTCTTATCGTATCATCTGTATGAGACAATTATGAACAAACGAATGGTGTCATTGTTTATGATCGGCGTTGCGTTCGTTCCGCTGATCGCTTTTGGTCAAGGCGGCTACAGCGGCGCGTTTCTGCGCACCGGCATTGCCGCGCGCTCGGAAGCCATGGGGCGCGCTTATGTCGCGGTGGTTGAAGGCAACGAATCCGCCTACTACAATCCGGCGAGCGTGGCGTGGTTTCAGCACCGCGAGTTCACAGCATCGTATCGCGCCATGACGCTTGACCGTACGTTCGCCTTTCTGAGCCTGGGTGTGCCGATTCGCCCGGAAACGGATGCGAAGGGCGGACAAGCCATGAACGGCGGCATCAGCCTGGCCTGGATTCACGCCGGCGTCGGCAATATCGATGCGCGTGACTTTGACGGCGAAAAGCTCGAGCCTTTGTCGAATTCTGAAAATGCTTTCAGCTTGTCGTTCGCGCTGCAGCCGCATCCCAAAGTCGGCATCGGTTTGACCAGCCGCGTGGTTTTTAATCGTCTTCCCGGTGTAAAAAATGATGGCGGCGCGATTTCGGCATCTTCCTTTGGTTTCGATTTGGGCGCATTGCTGCAGCCGGTTTCCGGAATTCAACTTGGCGCGGCGGTGACCAACTTGAATCTCAAATATACCTGGAAAACCGAAGGCGTTTATGAGCGGGGCACGAGCATCGTACAAAAATTTCCGCGCGGTATGCGCGCTGGCATTGCCGTGTCGCGTTTCACGCCGTGGCTCACAGTCGCGGCGGATGTTGAAAAACGCCAATTCCGCGATGCGACCGTGCACCTCGGCGCGGTTGCACACGTGCAAGAGTTCGGCAAC
Protein-coding sequences here:
- a CDS encoding HAD family phosphatase produces the protein MIHAVLFDHDGVLVNSMPYHVEAWQQVMARHGVEIEPMEIYLKEGATTMEVAAELFHRHRKAASSEFVQQIAEEKGEAYLANNNAALNEGVVEVLEYLQQNRYRIGIVTGSLRAQIDAVLGPEVLGYFDCIVGADDVDNGKPDPEPFIRAAQKLNVAPSECLVIENAPLGISAARSAGMSVIAMTTTLAPHYLRHADAIVADFAELRRRLPALISHLEGPALQPLPAKPKPESRYSTMTDLDVEE